A region from the Aegilops tauschii subsp. strangulata cultivar AL8/78 chromosome 5, Aet v6.0, whole genome shotgun sequence genome encodes:
- the LOC109770311 gene encoding uncharacterized protein isoform X2, translated as MRSLCKVQAGVIYTEEEVEQCVCSVLANVESSLSNGSFTRGNPPEIKFWSAPLYDYKSLRQLSTSRNQFLNEKFSTTTALPAPTLPTLNVELDTGSLPTLEELKVFLKESRMAQDNWVPIKSTSARSILKAALIQRKIKSNVSLSDGDGENIEDITTSAGAPGRKIAGSMFASESSLEVRGGTDITLDALDAYLKYLEGTGKASWQELHDKVRFAETRDGASFRTLFGNAIQLGVISRRRAYQETIQYERDRNAGFLSPFGYSTPTVTSAVDAICSLEWYWLLALKSQVSIEGNYPLKFWRWKGYLIQYTSVGHEGPAVLLVHGFGASLQHFRDNISNIADEGHRVWAITLLGFGKSEKPNVDYSELLWSELLRDFIVDVVREPVHLVGNSIGGYICAIAAGLWPSLANSLVLLNSAGSVVPNYSFIPLSKEGRTSWLSRLQARLLLLFLRSRVGGILKGYYPTRTERVDKPLVDEIIRASYDPGATTVIESIFNFNLSIPLNFLFDSFGGNILVIQGIKDPLIKSESFISMLREHCSKVQIRELNAGHAPHDEVPDEVNSLLSEWMKTNKTELKPALEKSKAI; from the exons ATGAGGTCGCTATGCAAG GTACAAGCGGGTGTCATTTATACAGAAGAGGAAGTTGAACAGTGTGTGTGCAGTGTTTTAGCCAATGTTGAATCTTCTTTGTCTAATGGATCGTTCACACGGGGAAACCCTCCTGAGATCAAGTTCTGGAGTGCCCCGTTGTATGACTATAAG AGCTTGAGGCAACTGTCAACATCACGCAACCAATTTTTGAATGAGAAATTCTCGACAACTACAGCTCTCCCTGCCCCCACTCTTCCTACTCTAAATGTGGAGTTAGACACAG GTTCTCTACCCACACTTGAAGAACTAAAGGTATTCCTGAAAGAGAGCAGAATGGCACAAGATAATTGGGTTCCTATCAAGAGCACGTCAGCAAGATCTATTCTCAAAGCCGCCCTCATTCAGAGGAAGATTAAAAGTAATGTTTCCTTAAGTGATGGCGATGGAGAAAACATAGAAGATATCACCACAAGTGCTGGTGCACCAGGGAGGAAAATAGCAGGTTCAATGTTTGCATCGGAAAGTTCACTTGAAGTTAGAGGTGGAACAGACATTACTCTGGATGCTTTAGATGCTTACCTGAAATACCTAGAAGGCACAGGAAAGGCTAGTTGGCAAGA GTTGCATGATAAGGTGCGCTTTGCTGAAACCAGGGATGGTGCTTCGTTTCGCACGTTATTTGGTAATGCAATTCAGCTTGGAGTCATATCTAGGAGGAGAGCTTACCAAGAAACTATTCAATATGAGAGAGATCGCAATGCTGGCTTTCTATCACCGTTTGGATACTCAACCCCTACAGTGACATCAGCGGTAGATGCTATCTGTTCATTGGAG TGGTACTGGCTCTTGGCATTGAAATCCCAAGTATCCATTGAGGGAAATTATCCTTTAAAGTTTTGGAGATGGAAGGGTTATCTTATACAG TATACATCTGTTGGCCATGAAGGTCCTGCAGTTCTTCTTGTGCATGGCTTTGGAGCTTCCTTGCAGCACTTTCGTGATAATATCAGCAACATTGCTGATGAAGGACACCGAGTTTGGGCAATTACCCTTCTTGGCTTTGGGAAATCAGAGAAACCAAATGTTGACTATTCAGAACTTCTGTGGTCAGAGTTACTGAGGGACTTCATTGTTGATGTTGTGAGGGAGCCTGTTCATCTTGTAGGCAACTCTATTGGAG GTTATATCTGCGCTATTGCTGCTGGCTTATGGCCTTCCCTTGCAAATTCTCTTGTTCTTCTGAACTCAGCTGGTTCAGTTGTTCCAAATTACTCCTTCATCCCACTGAGTAAA GAAGGACGAACCTCATGGCTTTCAAGGTTGCAGGCACGCCTCCTTTTGCTCTTTTTGAGGTCAAGGGTAGGAGGCATTCTCAAGGGATACTATCCTACT AGAACTGAACGGGTTGACAAGCCACTCGTGGATGAGATTATAAGAGCT TCATATGACCCTGGTGCAACAACAGTTATCGAGAGCATATTCAACTTCAATCTTTCAATTCCTCTTAATTTTCTATTCGATTCTTTTGGAGGGAACATCTTAGTTATTCAG GGAATAAAAGATCCGCTTATAAAATCCGAGTCATTCATTTCCATGCTTAGAGAGCATTGCAGCAAGGTCCAAATTAGGGAGTTAAATGCAG GACATGCTCCGCATGATGAAGTTCCTGATGAAGTGAACTCCTTACTGTCTGAATGGATGAAAACGAACAAGACTGAACTTAAGCCAGCTTTGGAGAAGTCCAAGGCAATTTAG
- the LOC109770311 gene encoding uncharacterized protein isoform X1 has translation MALLALRLGHSGLLPAPPLRRHRQRQQRQRLLVSCSAVSDGGAAVVWFKHDLRLDDHPGLVAACAEPRRRVVPLYVFDSRILAGYSDTRLELLLFALKDLKLALKSQRSDLLIGLGNAEDAVLKIANEVQAGVIYTEEEVEQCVCSVLANVESSLSNGSFTRGNPPEIKFWSAPLYDYKSLRQLSTSRNQFLNEKFSTTTALPAPTLPTLNVELDTGSLPTLEELKVFLKESRMAQDNWVPIKSTSARSILKAALIQRKIKSNVSLSDGDGENIEDITTSAGAPGRKIAGSMFASESSLEVRGGTDITLDALDAYLKYLEGTGKASWQELHDKVRFAETRDGASFRTLFGNAIQLGVISRRRAYQETIQYERDRNAGFLSPFGYSTPTVTSAVDAICSLEWYWLLALKSQVSIEGNYPLKFWRWKGYLIQYTSVGHEGPAVLLVHGFGASLQHFRDNISNIADEGHRVWAITLLGFGKSEKPNVDYSELLWSELLRDFIVDVVREPVHLVGNSIGGYICAIAAGLWPSLANSLVLLNSAGSVVPNYSFIPLSKEGRTSWLSRLQARLLLLFLRSRVGGILKGYYPTRTERVDKPLVDEIIRASYDPGATTVIESIFNFNLSIPLNFLFDSFGGNILVIQGIKDPLIKSESFISMLREHCSKVQIRELNAGHAPHDEVPDEVNSLLSEWMKTNKTELKPALEKSKAI, from the exons ATGGCACTCCTCGCGCTCCGCCTCGGCCACAGCGGCCTCCTCCCCGCCCCGccgctccgccgccaccgccaacGCCAGCAGCGCCAGCGCCTCCTCGTCTCCTGCAGCGCCGTGAGCGACGGGGGCGCGGCGGTGGTGTGGTTCAAGCATGACCTCCGCCTCGACGACCACCCGGGCCTCGTCGCCGCCTgcgccgagccccgccgccgcgtCGTCCCGCTCTACGTCTTCGACAGCCGCATCCTCGCCG GTTACTCAGACACGAGGCTGGAACTGCTACTTTTTGCTTTGAAAGACCTTAAGTTGGCGTTGAAGTCTCAACGGTCTGATCTGCTCATAGGCTTGGGAAATGCTGAAGATGCTGTTCTGAAAATCGCAAATGAG GTACAAGCGGGTGTCATTTATACAGAAGAGGAAGTTGAACAGTGTGTGTGCAGTGTTTTAGCCAATGTTGAATCTTCTTTGTCTAATGGATCGTTCACACGGGGAAACCCTCCTGAGATCAAGTTCTGGAGTGCCCCGTTGTATGACTATAAG AGCTTGAGGCAACTGTCAACATCACGCAACCAATTTTTGAATGAGAAATTCTCGACAACTACAGCTCTCCCTGCCCCCACTCTTCCTACTCTAAATGTGGAGTTAGACACAG GTTCTCTACCCACACTTGAAGAACTAAAGGTATTCCTGAAAGAGAGCAGAATGGCACAAGATAATTGGGTTCCTATCAAGAGCACGTCAGCAAGATCTATTCTCAAAGCCGCCCTCATTCAGAGGAAGATTAAAAGTAATGTTTCCTTAAGTGATGGCGATGGAGAAAACATAGAAGATATCACCACAAGTGCTGGTGCACCAGGGAGGAAAATAGCAGGTTCAATGTTTGCATCGGAAAGTTCACTTGAAGTTAGAGGTGGAACAGACATTACTCTGGATGCTTTAGATGCTTACCTGAAATACCTAGAAGGCACAGGAAAGGCTAGTTGGCAAGA GTTGCATGATAAGGTGCGCTTTGCTGAAACCAGGGATGGTGCTTCGTTTCGCACGTTATTTGGTAATGCAATTCAGCTTGGAGTCATATCTAGGAGGAGAGCTTACCAAGAAACTATTCAATATGAGAGAGATCGCAATGCTGGCTTTCTATCACCGTTTGGATACTCAACCCCTACAGTGACATCAGCGGTAGATGCTATCTGTTCATTGGAG TGGTACTGGCTCTTGGCATTGAAATCCCAAGTATCCATTGAGGGAAATTATCCTTTAAAGTTTTGGAGATGGAAGGGTTATCTTATACAG TATACATCTGTTGGCCATGAAGGTCCTGCAGTTCTTCTTGTGCATGGCTTTGGAGCTTCCTTGCAGCACTTTCGTGATAATATCAGCAACATTGCTGATGAAGGACACCGAGTTTGGGCAATTACCCTTCTTGGCTTTGGGAAATCAGAGAAACCAAATGTTGACTATTCAGAACTTCTGTGGTCAGAGTTACTGAGGGACTTCATTGTTGATGTTGTGAGGGAGCCTGTTCATCTTGTAGGCAACTCTATTGGAG GTTATATCTGCGCTATTGCTGCTGGCTTATGGCCTTCCCTTGCAAATTCTCTTGTTCTTCTGAACTCAGCTGGTTCAGTTGTTCCAAATTACTCCTTCATCCCACTGAGTAAA GAAGGACGAACCTCATGGCTTTCAAGGTTGCAGGCACGCCTCCTTTTGCTCTTTTTGAGGTCAAGGGTAGGAGGCATTCTCAAGGGATACTATCCTACT AGAACTGAACGGGTTGACAAGCCACTCGTGGATGAGATTATAAGAGCT TCATATGACCCTGGTGCAACAACAGTTATCGAGAGCATATTCAACTTCAATCTTTCAATTCCTCTTAATTTTCTATTCGATTCTTTTGGAGGGAACATCTTAGTTATTCAG GGAATAAAAGATCCGCTTATAAAATCCGAGTCATTCATTTCCATGCTTAGAGAGCATTGCAGCAAGGTCCAAATTAGGGAGTTAAATGCAG GACATGCTCCGCATGATGAAGTTCCTGATGAAGTGAACTCCTTACTGTCTGAATGGATGAAAACGAACAAGACTGAACTTAAGCCAGCTTTGGAGAAGTCCAAGGCAATTTAG